The DNA segment GTCAGGCAGGCCCACACCACCCCGACACCCAGGATGATGCTGTGGGTAGCAGACGAGGCCGATTTCCACGTCATGATCAGGATACACAGGCACAACTGAAACACACCAACAGTATGTCTTTAGTGAAGTCAGTAGCTAATTTGAGGATATACTCGGATTTCAGTTTGTTctaaagtcacacacacaggcattttGTTGGCTTGTGATGAGAAACATGCTGGAGGAGAGGCACGCAGACCAGTTTCTCCAGCAACACCAGCTGATTTGGAATGAATGCAACCAAGACACGTTTCCAATGTGGGACACGGGACACGGGACCTGACTGCAAACCAACTTGAAAAACTTGCTGTTCTCATTGTTGTTACTCTCTCCATGCTCATAAAAGTTAAATCACAcgtcacaaaaaaaatcatagtgtatcacacacacaaacacagctataTCGTATggactcctgtctcacttccCGGTTAAGTACTTCAAGTACTAgtatgttttctattttttaattaaGTCATTAAATAACATTGCTATCAGGTGTTATATGTATTAATcagtctgtttctctgtctgtttctagttttcttttatgtttgtgtgctattttgtttttatttgatgtcGACTCCGTCAGTTTTCTGTCAACTGTCATCGAGAAGTCAGCtatatttattaaataaatattcataatAATTTGTAAAATGAGTTTATCTCAACAAAAAGTTGCTATGGTACacctgatgtgtttttttttttttttttttgattaaataaaattagatttttatgaaaaagagaaattacGTTATCAACAGAAATTACAAGTGGGCAACATTATAATGGCATCTCttgtataaaatgattttaaactttttgaTTATAATACagctaaataacacaaaaatcattaaatatttACTTCATGATTTATAATATGATTCTACGACTTTTTTGTGTgatgggcggcacggtggtgcagtggttagcactgtcgcctcacagcaagagggttcctggttcgatcccgggtgtgggagcccttctgtgcggagtttgcatgttctctccgggtactccggcttcctcccacagtccaaagacatgcagattggggactaggttaactgataactctaaattgtccgtaggtgtgaatgtgagcgtgaatggttgtttgtctctatgtgtcagccctgcgatagtctgggaacctgtccagggtgtaccctgcctctcgcccaatgtcagctgggataggctccagcccccccgcgaccctcaagaggatgaagcggttagaagatggatggatggatagactTTTTGTGTGCCTGATAGAGCTGACAAAATTCAAGTTTTCAGCTGTAAAAAATACTATCGAATAACAAATAAATCACTGGGAGGTCGGCCCAACCCAAGGTTTAACAGTATATAGTTGGAGTCAGTGGTGAACAGCACCTGAGTGtaaagaatgtaaaaaaaaaaaaaaacatcctaacTATCTGCATTTATGTATAGAGGAATGCACATGAACCTGAGCCTGAAGGTCAAGGGTCACCATAGAGAAGCACAGGTTGAGCAGGAAGTATTGCTCCTGAAGGCTCTCCAAGGCCCCGCCCACACGGAACGCCATCATGTTGGGCCTCCGGATGAGCAGCATGGTGCAGAAGACGTGGATCACGCCCAGACACATGATGCACACAAAACGAACCTGCGACACAAACAGATCACAGCGAGTGAATAAACTTTGATTAACGCGTAATTCTATATATACAACATATGATGTGTGAGTGCTGCCAAAACAACGATACCTAACACTAATTTAGTTTTGTAGGTGTTCAGTCATAAATCAAAGTGTTGGATAAACTGGAATTTTGACCTGAGGGTGGCGTGACAGGAAAAGTCAAGGGATCGCCAAAGTCAGTGGGATTAATCCTCTGGAGACCATGAATATCACCATTTCATGGAAATCGATCTGATAGTTGAGACTTCAATCTGGACTCAAGTGATGGACTTAACATCCATAAGGGACAGATGAAACGATCGTGGGGATGAATGTAACCAGTGTGGAACCAGCCCCATTTAAAGGCAGCAGGCTCAAAGAATCAGAGTGCTTTACCTACTTGGGGAGTATCACTGACAAACAGGGGGGTAATCTTAAAGTCTCTAGTGTAAAATCAGTGCTGCTTAATGGTGTCAAGATCTGGAGAACGACTGACACCGCAATcaataaagtgcaaaaatgtatctgcaactgctgagcatttttttttaaatatccacTGGCCAGACAAGAACAGCAATAATGATCTGTGGCTGAGGATACAGCAACtaccagcagcagatgaaatTGGAGAGAAGATGGAGATGGATCGGGCACACACAATACGAAACCCAGTGCCGAACACCACCGGACAAGGTTTTATTATGACTGAGAAATCTGGAGGTCCTTTGCCGAGGGCCTAAACTTCAGTGGTAGTGTTTGGCATAAGTAAGTAAAGTGATGGACTGACAGACCAACTGTCATCCATGGAAATATGACACATGCGTAGTGTTTCCTGCGAGGAGATAAAAACTATGTAACATTATTCAGGGCAGAGGTCAGTAAGGGTCTAAAGGTCACTGATCAGCAGCCAAGTACTTCTTTATTGGCGTGTTTATCTACGTGGTTGTCATGTGTCTCCCGTTATGGACGTCAAACAGCTGGCTGGAATCCTGGATTTTTCGTGTTATCTCTGACAATCCCTCatcagcctgttttttttttctttcttactaGTGTGTAGATTTTTTTGTCCACGAAACTAAACAGCAGTGTTTTCTCCTTCGGTACAAGCCAAAATTAGTTTCTCAGAATTTACCATCAGTCCACTTCAAACTTATCAAAGCAAATGATTAGTGTAGATTATTAATGGACATAGATTTAACTCAGTAGTATTTGTGACAGATGGACAGTCTGTGTGTAAAAGTGTAATCTATAAGTATAAAGCAATAAATTTCcataaattgaaaaaaaaaaaaaaaaaagatttgtaaacacactaaaatattctgtaaatataaaactgaTCTGAAAACACGCAAacaaattcaaaaaaaaaaaaaaaaagactcagtgAGTGTAAAATGCAAATCTGCAAGTATGGAACTGAGATTCACAAATATCTGTTTGAAAGTTAGGAATGTGCCGTCTGACAAAGTGACAGCAGATAACAGCAGGGCCGCTTCCTGATGGAACTGGTTAACCATGTTCCCACCATCTCAGCCGAGGACTCTGACAACACACTCAATACCAACATCAACAACCTGATGATGGTGACCTACCTGGCTGACCTCACCCAGGCACAGATTGCTCTTAATGAGAAGCTGCTCTGAGGGGACTTCATTGATATTTATCATTCATATTTAATTTTTGTACACTTTTCTACAAATGTTCTGAAGGTATTcacaaatgtttttcatttaatttcaaattaattaaatgtattcaaagatttttatttatttgtggaaTTTTTCTGTGTAACACACAGATTGTCAATATGTTTACACAAATAATATCTCACTCCATAATGATTCAGCCTCCGTAAACATTAACTCAGAGCCGTGACATCCAGCCAGAGATACAATGATGAACACAACTACATGTGACTGATACAAACAGCAACAGTGACATCAAGTGGTGAAAGCGTGACTCCTTTCAGCAGGATGAGAGCTGTGAGGATCAGCTGTTGTTTCCCCGTCATTAATAAAGTGAGATTATGCAAGATGGCAGCTTTTGAGAGAATATCCTATAGCTTAATAAATGAGGCAGAATAGTATAATAATAAATGAGTTATGTTTCTGTGGTGCCACTCAGTGCAGAGGGGCAGTGAACACAGCTGTCTGAGCACAGGGGGAGTGATTTGGATTTTGCTCGGTACCAGGCTCATAACATACATGGTGTGCGAATATTAATGTGTTTGTTGCAAAATGTTACGTTCAGTTGTAAACATAAAGAGGCATGTTGTCGGTAGTCTGTAATGAGTGCAGGAGAGACATTTAACAGTGGTAAAGTTAACTTACATGTCACATGTCAATGCTGTTATTTTGATTTACCccagtttattgtttttatcattatggTTTATTTActtctatttttttctattagTATAAGTCAGTCCTTACCtattccattattttttttgttgttgttgttcagggaatttttttgttgttgaatttGAAATTCAACAAACTTAAGTCatttaaaagtcttttttttaatgagtagATCAAAATGTTCATAAATTCATCTGAGTtattaatcatcatcatcatcatcatcataataatGCAATTCACAAAgtattttcaaatattttttattaggGAAAGCATGAtaaacatttttgtaatttgCTAGAGTTATATATGGAATAGCACTCAGTTTTTTGTTGGTCAAACTACATCTGACTTTATTGTATCCCTCCACTTCTGAAACCAAATCTACACCCTTGCCTAGTCTAACAGTCCCAGTCTCAGATCAGTCTACAGCACCACATCATCCAAAGTGTGTGCCCTGATCAGAGGCTGGGCCTTTAAATATCAGTCAGTGGCTACTAGAAAGCAAATTTTACATTACAACATTGAAACAACACCTTGATTTATACTGGTGTCCCACTGTCCTCCCAtcatatgtatatgtatatcaAGTTGTCCAAATCCATGGGACAGTTAAAGGTcagatctgagctttgtgacaaaGTTACAGCaattaatatgttttatacATGATGTTGACTGTTGTTgagtttaaatgaaaaaaaaaaaagattagtaCACATTTTATAAttgatttaaactttaaaaaagaaGCAGAGTTTAAAGAGAATACGATGGAATTTAATTTGTGTATAGTGAATTCTAAAAATCTGAAGTTCTATATTTTCCCTGTCTCTAATGTAATTCTGTCTGTTATGTCATAATGGCTGTCTTGATCCTGACATCTTGGGGCCGTGCTGGAAACACGTGTTCTCACTTTAACATGTTATCTCTTggattcttgtttgtttttagatccttaaaaaaaatcagtacatCAGTCAAACTGATAAGAAAACACAGAAGATTCAGAAACTTTTAACGTCAGCTTccacagctgtgtttttattatcataactataataaataaataaattattattcattttaaaaactccTCATGCAGTGTTTTGCCTCAGAGAGTCCTGAGCAGTAGAGAGTGACctaccagcagctcctgcttGCCCTCTGACCCCTGCACGGAGAAGTTGACCACCGATCGAACCATCACCACCAACACGCTGAGCCCAAACACAACCAGCTCCTGTTTGTTCTCCTGCAACACGCCTCGGACGATGTAGTAGATGCAAAACACTGTAGAGGACAGACCGTACaatgcacacaaacaacacaggtCATTTTATTACAACACTCGTTTCTTTATGCAGCTACACAGATGATCTTTTCTATTAATTATTTCGTGTATAAAATGTCAGTAACAATAACAAACACCTATAACAAGCTACCAAAGGCCAAATATTTATCTAAAGGTTTCTTATAATTCAAATATATTAATTAATGTGATTTCTTGTCCAGTGTCTGCTGGAACCGGCTCCAGCCCTTCATGACTCTGCACGAGACAAGTGGGAGTAAAAAATAGCTTTTTAACAAAGTTTGTCTGCATTGAATCAATTATTTTTTCACAAAATTTCTCCAGAGTTTAAGTTTATTGGTCTATGAAATTACTTACAAACAACAACTAGCTATGGAAGGTGGTGGGGGTAGACTCTGAAACTATGAcggaggctttattgtcatttGACTTTTCAGTGTCTGTAAGAAATAAAATAGTAATTACTGATATTAATGGGCAGTATAGTCCTGAGTGATGAAAACAAGAAAGGAAGTTCTTTCTAATATGTTTGCGTgcacactactactactactatcctgttttttaaaaaaaaaatcatattcagGCTTGCTGTGATTTGTGTGCTGTCTAGTTCAGCAGTTAAGGAGGAACCCAGTTTGCTTTGTTGACTTCTTCATTTGATCACTACTGACGTGGAAATAAAGAGCAACAACACAGTTTTTCCTTACTTCACTGAGCTTATCATTAGTGATCCTGAATTACTGGTATCACGAAGCATGTTATTAACTGTCTttgttaactctgggttttacAGATCTGAGCATGTTCACTTGAAAAGAGGAAGTTGTCGATTATAAGCAAAATCATCAGAACTGAGAGCAAGGGACTCAAAAGCACTGTTCACccccaaataaaaaatactgatttttcctcttacatgtagtgcagagtgttggagatatcggctgtagagttGTCTGCCtcctcttgaatataatggaaatagaaaaatacatttaaaaaactcaacagcaatgtctctttctagaaatagTGTCCTGATTACTCACACTCGCCGCCACGCAGAAGGAGGCATACATCTActgttagctcacctagcaccactgagctagctaacgttacagctcagctgaggaggacgtcattaatgtttatatctgTTACTGTAATGAGcgcaagcctctcgtccatgagtaggtgttcacttccttctgcatgatGATACTTTTGGCGCATGTAGTTTGgtaggaagaaaatagttcctacatgaaactgctcccaacaaggtctgtggattatctttagtaAGCAGGTCATGATATCtcgaaagacacattgctgctgaggttttttaaatgtacttttttggcgctttgagcaccacaagctgagtgccatctagttccattatattgtagagaaggcagacatctctatggccgatatctccaacacctggaaactcacaccaaaaaaatatgaacTGATAAAaccactacaggtaagaggaaaagatatgtatttctgattttgggatgaactatGCCTTTAATATGACATGCGATAAAACACTGACACCTGCTTTTGTGCTTTATTTCTTACCACTATTATAAACTCAGCACTTTTGTCCATTTTGGGAGCAATGATTTAATTTTTCTGGTGATCTGAATGCTTGGCAGCCAGTTTGATCTGATTCACTGAAGTTACCATGCTCTGTGCAGCGTTACCGTGGTGATCTACCCCAATTACAAGCATGACAGTCTCATGACAGAAAACCTGATTTAAACCCCCAAAGCAGCTGACTGACCAAATTATCTTGCTTTGGGGATAATCAGGACACAGCaaaattgatcaaatttgaTCATCAATGGGATATatgatgtgctctctcctctgctgcagggGGACAACTGCACCCATAGATCTGTCAGACTCATCAGCACAGTATTAATAACGGAGCAAGATATGGAATCAAACTGCTAAATCTGTGTGTATGCAGACGTTGAACAGTCTGTGTGAACAAAGAAACATTTTGTGCCGAAACAACTAGTCAATTACTGTTTAAAGGATAACTGTCAAAAACTCACTTGTTCCAGCTTCTAAATGTATTTCCTTAGTCTCCTACTGTAtgatagtaaactgaatatattttagTTCTGGACCTTTAGTCATGAATACAGACATTTTAAGATGTTATGTACAATGGGTCCTGGGAACTTgtattttctgactttttacaGACCAAATGATTGATCAAGAAAATATTTGGCAGACTAATCCATAAGGAAAAATACTGTGAGCTGTAACTCTAATTTCATTAACACAGTTGTGGCTATTGTAAAGGTTTAACTGTAGACTGATGGAAGTGATACAGCAGCAAATCTATCATTAAGAAAAGATGAGACAGTAAATCCATCTGGGCAAAATGCAAAGTTAAAGTGCAGCAGTTTTCATCACATGATTACACTGGAAAACTTCTGCTTTTTGCAGACAGTGTAGTGTGGCAGTTAAACGGGCATGGTGTTACATCGACATCCTGAGGACACTGACAGTGTCCTCAGGATGTCGAGTGATTGTACTCACGTATTCCAACCAGCTGGATGAGAGACACAGTGAAGTTGTCCTCATCAGACACACCAGTGTCCTTGTGCTGCTTGTAGATGCTGTACAGGGTGAGGCTGAGCAGTGCCAGCAGAGACGCTATGGTGAAGCAGAAGTAGAGCTTGAGGTGCCATGACAGCTCCGACCAGGGCTTTATCTGCAAGAGTGTGGACATGGAGAGGACAAAGAATGTGAAACAACCTGTGATAAGGAAGACGCTTTCATTGGAACTTTTGTCTCCAAGTTCAGTTTCACACGTATGAAAATATAAACAGAGTAGGGCAGAGGGACCGTGATTTCTGggacttttaattttaaaagttttgaaattggtTTAATGATGATGATTTGAGTGTAACGCCCATCTTCACACCCACAGAGTGTGTTTCAGTCTTCCTCTTTTTCACCTCTACTTTCAGAACTACTCATGTTTTAGTTTcgtctctgctgcagcagctcaccGGTCCACATGGTGTCGGGATCAGTTCCTGGTGTCTTGGCCTCAGGTTTGGAGACAGAAGGTCTGGGCCCTCCTGTGGTTGCCCAGAAATCTGGTTGCCCAACAAGGGACTAcggtttaaaaagaaaaataaagcattATTCACAGGAGCAGCTCTAACTGTAACGTGATGTATATAGGACTGAGAGAAACAGTAGTTTAAATTATGCATTAAGGCACTAAATCATCTGATTGTCTGTATCCCTGATGACTAGACATGTACAGACTATTGGACCAAAGTATATAAAGAATATGACTTATGTAATGTCATGTTGCATGTCAACAAATATACATATCTTGtagcaggcatgtccaaagtccagcCCAGGGGCCAAAAGTGGCCTGCAGACCAATTTTAAACAGCCCTCGGTTGCCCTTGTCTATCTAAAATTCACTATATGTGGCTCACCACATATTATTGGTAAATTAAACAAGatcattttaaacatgcatCAAGTAGAAACTCTGCAAGGGGAACTGATGCGTTTTCATAAACAGACGATGGAACGGTTCCCTAAAAGCGCCCATTTCCTGCTAGGTGGCAAATACAGCCACAGCAAAGAAGTGTATAATCAACAGTGAAGGCCACTGCCCTCAGAAGTGGTGAACAgttgaatacattttcaatgaaagatgaaacagctgcttttgtcttgtttgttttgtgatttttttaaagatccCATTTGATGCGAGGAGCAGCTGGCCCCAGGTATTTTCATATTATCTGAGCTGGTCCCCAATTCAAAAAAAATTGGACACCTCTACCTTGTAGAgtaatattttattcatttattctttttttttttcaaggacAATGGTCATCGATCAACATGCTGTAAACagagatataaaatacaaaatcaaaatgaataaagaagGAAAGCAACAAACTGTGAGCAAAGGTAAGTACACAAGCAACAAGAGCAGAACACAAGCAGAggaaaaagataaatatatatGACTGTATGTAGTGTAGAAATACTCCAGACTGAGCAAGGGAATAAAGTAGAGTACAGTAGGCTTTTTTCATGCAGACGTTTTGAGTTATGGTAGGAAAAGTACAGGTGTTAACAACAACGTGAAAAGGATGATTCATTTCATTGTTCAGAACTGTGCACTGACATGTCAAAACATCCTCTGAAAAAAGGCctataaaaaatactgaaaatatttacaacatgaaacaacatgTTCAGTGATCGCACATCTGATGTTTTAAGAGATTTGAGAACAGAATTAAATAGACCTTATAACAAAGTAAGTTACAAAATAACTTTCAAGTGCTTCGCAGGTCGATCAAAACAGAGCATGAGACAAACATCtaacaaaccaacaaaacacacaaaacattaataaacattatGTCTGCACAAGTGTCTATTAAGGGGCCTTTCTGAGCCCTGGGGGCCACAACATTGACGACTAAGTCAGGAGAATGCTGAAACTGACCCTGCTGTAAAACTAGAACAGAGGGGGATATAGATCTACACAACAGTCAGCTTTTTCATTAATGATTTGTTTAAGCATGTGAGTATAGAGTTAGAACACACCCGTAACTCACTGCAAAGCAGGGTGTGTCAGAAAGTTGGGAAATCTGGATGACAGTCACTTGACAAGTTGTTCCAAGataagtttagtttagttgcaCATACATGTATAGACAATGCAGGAAGAGACATTACAAGTTAAAGcattgtgcaggagaggtgAGAAGCTAAAAAAGCTTATGAAGATACCCTCCCCTTGtgaataacaatgataatacataaagagaaaaagagaaaagtgaaGATTGCATAATTGAAAAAGAGTTCCAGACTAGGAAGTAACACAAAATTATTAGAGATGTACAATGTACCAAAAAACCCCACTATAGACAATATTTTTGAATAATGATCAGTTTTGAATTCATTATGTACtactattgttattattattatcattattattaatgtaaattaagtacatttaaaaaaagtgctTCATGAGGCATCTCTAATACCAAActgaaaatattacaaaaatgaattaaatggtCAAACATCTTCATATATTTAGGCTCTTAAGGATCTATTTTTCAATTTACAGTTTTCTTAATTCACTTATGCACATTTCTATATCAGTTTTACCAGCCTGTGTCAGGTTTCATTCCTCCACAGCCAACATGTGGTTATTTTAATGGCAGACAGTCAACAGATGAGCCATAGACTGCTTATTAACACTTTATATGCAACCTGTGAGATGGCCGTTTAGATTCAGtataaaacatgatgttttattAAACATCACTGATGGATGTCACGAGTTGTAAGTGCTAGCTAGCAGCGCAGCATCCAACTACCTCATATCTGACCAGAGTTTGACACATTTCTAATGACGCAAACTGAATAGCTTAAAACACTGTAATAAATAAGTCTGTAAACTTCTCTATTGACCTTATCTCGTCCATTTCCTTGCGGAGCAGCCTGTAGACCCGGAGCTTACATTCCTGCGACTTTGTGCTGGCTGTCCGCCTCCAGCTGTCAGAAGTTCAGTTTCACATCTGACAGTATGAACGGGAACAAGAGCCTGTTGTGGCAGGagttcttcttctgctgctgctttactgtcctcttcttcatcttttCAGCTTGGCTGCCCGGAAGCGCTGCTGCCCCCTGGAGGACGACAGAGAAACTTTCTTGAATGTAGCTAGTCGGTTAGTTGTTAGATAATTCCTCATAAAACTTATAATTTTGCCTTCGTATGTTTATTAAGTAAACAATTTACTCCTTAACACACTGCTGTTTAGTTTTGAAAGTCGCCAATTAAACTGACTAGACACTGTTGAAAATGATGGTTGTTAGACGAAAGCGTTTACTGCCATCCAGTGGTAACAGCGAGGAATTGCAGCACCACAGCATCAGGAAAAGTAGTGTTAAAATATTGGCATTATTTACAATCACATTAGGGTACATGCTAACAGTACCTGTACTCAAACATCATTCACTTGGTTTGCAAACAATACAGTTTAATTAATTCAAGTAGTCACTGCATTTTTGCTTATCAGTCACATCTATGGATGCTGTATCACTGGCTCCACATAGCCTACAGTGCTGAAACATCTGGAATGTAAAAGTACCTAAGTTAGAATGCTGTTTATTGATCAGCACAATCATGCCACCTAATCTGGTGTCTAAGCTGAAAGATTTGGTCTCTGCAATTCCATCTGCAGGTgg comes from the Epinephelus lanceolatus isolate andai-2023 chromosome 8, ASM4190304v1, whole genome shotgun sequence genome and includes:
- the LOC117257893 gene encoding uncharacterized protein LOC117257893 translates to MDEISPLLGNQISGQPQEGPDLLSPNLRPRHQELIPTPCGPIKPWSELSWHLKLYFCFTIASLLALLSLTLYSIYKQHKDTGVSDEDNFTVSLIQLVGILFCIYYIVRGVLQENKQELVVFGLSVLVVMVRSVVNFSVQGSEGKQELLVRFVCIMCLGVIHVFCTMLLIRRPNMMAFRVGGALESLQEQYFLLNLCFSMVTLDLQAQLCLCILIMTWKSASSATHSIILGVGVVWACLTAAVGAVAVLKEVKVLVWVFMVQNLPQLAYFVYLIYTMAVKWFEDTSYTLEAAAVTGAFISLVIKVVLFWGLIRLVHSFGQGLRERMFAPSK